One segment of Rubripirellula amarantea DNA contains the following:
- a CDS encoding DUF11 domain-containing protein — MSRYRPFSQFRKSSGKKRARRRMFSEQLEDRRLLVAATDLASIVGLVSISGNSGSVPVASAALDLYRDDGDGIFEPGADDAEVSMTMTDSSGNYRFDNLTVGNYFVLQSAQTVAGGQSIQRQVSPRLSVSSDDVLGQVRRTIDSFDVTTQSVSDDTDTNPVVAIAVAPTTEVIGGERELIVNKTSADGILEADVNNAALPGRYAFSAQFQGAGSQTIVWDGADNDATLVDDTGLGPVDLTLDARGIQLQIRADNGGVARLRVYSDDGVSGTATRYSEVTMPIPATPDNSLSPEFISFTDGFTSSSGGGADFTSVGAIELVITQPADVDGLSRLIGVVGNTEQVFNFANTQSADLSLTKTVDDSSPDVNQNVTFTIRVDNSGPDNATGVQVTDLLPAGIEFVSISPSTANYMPATGIWDVGTISSGGFQTLSITGRVTSTGTRENFARVTASDQPDPDSNLATNVITDDDEASVMIETLAIDLELSKTPSTFTPNVGESIAFTLTLFNRGPSVATNVQVQDVLPSGLTLNDADPGAGTSFNTTSGIWTVPSLAAGSSIQLVLNTTVGNQVSIVNTAEVIAADQVDSDSQPNTGNDGQDDFASVTLTPPRADLEVSKVLVNSSDATPNVGDEISFLVTIFNRGPSQATNVVVSDVLPTGLSSSGATTDAGVYTAATGRWEVGTLEPDTSRTLTIRAIVETPASTTNTTLSNTARVLSVDQFDPDSTAGNNVESEDDQQTITVTPQVIDLLLEKSVSPALADVGDEVTYTLILTNEFGDTATNIQVQDDLPSGVTFLESTPASANYNPTTGVWTVSSLDAGQSMTLNLRGRIDSAIDTSNTAEVIAVDQFDRDSTPANNVDGEDDRATATFAIASADLSLTKTVNTESPNVGENVTFTIRVVNDGPNPATGVSVRDILPAGTTFVSTSDATNYDSSSGIWDVGSVAVGNANAEMLTIVATATTDNVVINSAEIIAADQADPDSKPGDGTGDDFAQAQLQGQQVDLRLFKTISNSQPNVGSEVTFQIRVLNESDSLATGVQVTDILPSGLELVSSAPSQGSFNTTTGVWTVGTLAGGTDETLDLTVRVTQVLGETVNVAEISAADQPDIDSVPGSGDDGQDDFASVTFSTPVADLELTKTVSQSDPNVGDVVTFTIDLENVGPDDATGVTVLDLLPTGVQFVSTSLSAGTYNDTTGIWDLGTLAANATARLSIRATVVTQGTKTNVARVQTSDQADPDSQPGDDVLSQDDQGQVSITPPVIDLSIDKTALPIRPSVGGEVTFTIQVSNSQPSNATGVVVTDLLPANLTFVSSNPTTGSYDAPSGRWTVGTVAGNDSETLTITARVNQFGAITNTAEVTSANQFDIDSVPGDNIESDDDQDTITLTPASADLSIAKSVNDAEPDVGDEVTFVVTLSNDGPDDASDIVVRDNLPAGLTIISSAPQSGTSFDITNGRWNVPLLRSGQSVALTIVMRVDSVGDKTNRVEVIQSSEFDPDSEPNDGQGDDYAEATLSPQLVDLALQKIIDDDRPNVGDSVEYLLTLTNSGPSAATGVVVTDQLPNGVLFDNAIVSQGAYDAATGLWTVGQVEDGGTATLRLVATVGNVRSAINRAEVTAVDQVDLDSTPGNGVAAEDDDAQVALETQVADLRLTKTVNNASPGQQENVTFRLTLTNDGPDAATEVVVRDVLPVGLTFVSADPSTGSYDPVTGFWSLANVPNNASVTLDIVAGVSLATSLTNVAEVFASRQFDPDSTPGDSVTTQDDYAAVVVTPLIVDITVSATADNLTPVEDDVITIVFTAENEGTTGASGLVASVLIPTGLTILSAVPSRGVYDPITGRWEIGTLANATSSTLTVTARVDQRGFRELPIEIIQLDQFDVDSVPGNGAEEEDDQETLVLTAPKVLSKRLFLSR, encoded by the coding sequence ATGTCACGATACCGCCCCTTCAGTCAATTTCGTAAGTCGTCGGGCAAAAAGCGGGCCCGACGCCGAATGTTCAGTGAGCAGCTTGAAGATCGACGGTTACTTGTCGCGGCAACCGACTTAGCGTCGATCGTCGGTTTGGTTTCGATATCGGGAAACTCCGGATCGGTACCGGTGGCCAGTGCAGCCTTGGACCTTTATCGGGACGACGGCGACGGTATCTTCGAGCCTGGTGCCGACGATGCCGAAGTCAGCATGACGATGACCGATTCGTCGGGTAATTATCGGTTCGACAATTTAACCGTGGGAAATTACTTCGTATTGCAGTCCGCGCAGACGGTTGCCGGTGGTCAGTCGATTCAAAGGCAAGTTTCACCACGGTTAAGCGTGAGCTCCGACGACGTGCTTGGTCAAGTTCGCCGCACGATCGATAGCTTTGATGTGACGACTCAGAGCGTTAGCGACGACACGGACACTAACCCCGTTGTTGCAATTGCGGTGGCGCCGACCACGGAAGTGATCGGCGGTGAACGCGAATTGATCGTCAACAAGACTTCGGCAGATGGAATCTTGGAAGCCGACGTCAACAATGCGGCGTTACCGGGTCGGTACGCCTTCAGCGCTCAATTCCAAGGTGCGGGTTCGCAAACGATTGTCTGGGACGGCGCCGACAATGATGCGACTCTGGTGGACGATACCGGACTTGGGCCGGTTGATCTAACACTGGATGCCCGAGGAATCCAATTGCAGATTCGGGCTGACAACGGTGGGGTGGCGAGGCTGCGAGTGTATTCCGATGACGGGGTCTCTGGCACAGCGACTCGTTACAGCGAAGTGACGATGCCCATTCCGGCTACTCCCGACAACTCATTGTCGCCCGAGTTCATTTCCTTCACCGATGGGTTTACCAGCTCTTCTGGTGGAGGCGCCGACTTCACGAGCGTCGGTGCGATTGAGCTAGTGATCACCCAGCCGGCCGATGTTGATGGTTTGTCGCGTCTGATCGGTGTGGTTGGCAACACAGAGCAGGTTTTCAACTTTGCCAACACGCAGTCCGCTGACTTATCGCTGACCAAAACCGTCGATGATTCGTCTCCGGATGTGAACCAGAACGTCACCTTCACCATCCGAGTAGATAATTCGGGTCCTGACAACGCGACGGGTGTTCAAGTCACGGACTTGCTTCCGGCGGGCATTGAGTTTGTTTCCATCAGCCCCAGCACGGCGAACTACATGCCGGCTACCGGAATCTGGGACGTCGGCACGATTAGCAGCGGTGGTTTTCAGACATTAAGTATTACCGGTCGAGTGACCTCGACGGGGACTCGCGAGAATTTTGCTCGGGTCACGGCATCGGATCAGCCTGATCCAGATAGCAACTTGGCCACCAACGTGATTACGGATGACGATGAGGCGTCAGTGATGATCGAGACACTGGCAATTGATTTGGAACTCAGCAAAACGCCATCCACATTCACGCCTAACGTGGGTGAATCAATTGCCTTCACGTTGACCCTTTTTAATCGTGGCCCCAGTGTCGCAACGAATGTTCAGGTCCAGGATGTATTGCCCTCTGGGTTGACGCTTAACGATGCCGACCCAGGTGCAGGCACCAGCTTTAACACGACGAGCGGAATATGGACCGTGCCGAGCTTAGCAGCGGGCAGCTCGATTCAGCTTGTCTTGAACACGACCGTGGGTAACCAGGTTTCCATCGTTAACACCGCAGAGGTGATCGCAGCGGACCAAGTCGACAGCGATAGCCAACCCAACACGGGCAACGATGGTCAGGATGATTTTGCATCCGTGACGTTGACACCACCGCGTGCGGATTTAGAAGTTTCGAAGGTGTTGGTCAATTCAAGCGACGCGACTCCCAACGTGGGCGACGAAATAAGCTTTCTGGTAACGATTTTCAACCGCGGTCCGTCGCAGGCAACCAATGTCGTTGTGTCAGATGTCTTGCCAACAGGTCTTAGTTCAAGTGGGGCAACCACTGATGCAGGCGTCTACACGGCCGCTACGGGACGTTGGGAAGTAGGCACGCTGGAGCCCGATACGTCACGCACCTTAACGATCCGCGCAATCGTTGAAACGCCAGCCAGCACGACCAACACCACGCTTTCCAACACGGCGCGAGTCTTGTCCGTCGATCAGTTTGATCCCGATAGCACCGCTGGTAATAACGTCGAAAGCGAAGATGACCAGCAGACAATTACGGTAACACCGCAGGTAATTGACCTGCTACTCGAGAAGTCTGTTTCGCCTGCCCTGGCGGACGTGGGGGACGAAGTGACCTACACGTTGATACTCACCAACGAGTTCGGTGACACGGCTACGAACATACAAGTCCAAGACGATCTTCCATCAGGTGTCACATTCTTGGAAAGCACACCGGCCAGCGCCAACTACAACCCAACCACGGGTGTCTGGACGGTGTCATCGCTCGACGCGGGGCAATCGATGACACTGAACTTGCGAGGTCGTATCGATTCAGCCATCGACACTTCCAACACAGCCGAAGTGATTGCGGTGGACCAGTTCGACCGCGACTCTACGCCCGCCAATAACGTCGATGGCGAAGACGATCGAGCAACAGCGACGTTTGCGATCGCTAGTGCCGACTTGTCGTTGACCAAGACTGTTAACACCGAAAGTCCTAATGTCGGCGAAAACGTCACGTTCACGATCCGCGTGGTCAACGATGGTCCCAATCCGGCAACCGGAGTATCCGTGCGAGATATCTTGCCGGCTGGCACCACTTTCGTGTCGACCAGCGACGCGACGAACTACGACTCAAGTAGCGGAATCTGGGACGTGGGTTCGGTCGCGGTGGGGAACGCCAATGCCGAAATGTTGACGATCGTTGCTACCGCGACGACTGATAACGTGGTAATCAATTCAGCCGAGATCATTGCCGCCGACCAAGCGGACCCCGATTCGAAACCCGGTGATGGGACGGGCGATGATTTTGCACAGGCTCAATTGCAGGGGCAGCAGGTCGACTTGAGGTTGTTCAAAACCATCAGCAATTCCCAGCCCAACGTTGGATCAGAGGTTACTTTTCAAATTCGCGTACTCAATGAAAGCGATTCGCTCGCAACAGGAGTGCAAGTAACCGACATATTGCCCAGCGGACTTGAGCTAGTTAGCAGTGCTCCCTCGCAAGGCAGTTTCAACACTACGACGGGTGTATGGACGGTTGGGACTCTCGCGGGTGGAACCGATGAAACGCTCGATCTGACCGTACGGGTGACGCAAGTGCTCGGCGAGACGGTTAACGTTGCTGAAATCAGCGCCGCCGATCAACCTGATATTGATTCGGTGCCTGGATCGGGCGATGACGGTCAAGACGACTTTGCCAGCGTCACCTTTTCGACGCCGGTGGCCGACTTGGAACTCACCAAAACCGTCAGCCAAAGCGATCCTAACGTGGGTGACGTAGTGACGTTCACCATTGATTTGGAAAACGTAGGCCCCGACGACGCGACCGGTGTTACGGTGCTTGATTTGTTGCCTACGGGTGTGCAGTTTGTCTCAACCAGTTTGAGTGCGGGCACGTACAACGATACCACTGGAATTTGGGATTTGGGAACGCTAGCGGCAAACGCCACCGCTCGACTATCCATTCGCGCAACTGTGGTGACCCAAGGCACAAAGACCAACGTTGCCCGCGTTCAGACATCGGATCAGGCAGACCCGGATTCGCAGCCCGGCGACGATGTGCTTTCGCAAGACGATCAGGGTCAGGTTTCGATCACTCCGCCGGTGATTGATCTTTCGATCGACAAAACTGCGTTGCCCATTCGACCTTCGGTGGGCGGTGAAGTGACATTCACGATTCAGGTCAGCAATTCACAGCCATCTAACGCGACCGGAGTGGTGGTCACGGATCTCTTGCCAGCGAATTTGACATTCGTGTCCAGTAATCCAACCACAGGAAGTTACGACGCGCCGAGCGGTCGATGGACGGTGGGTACCGTTGCCGGCAACGATTCCGAAACGTTGACCATTACCGCTCGAGTGAATCAATTTGGTGCTATTACCAATACCGCCGAAGTGACTTCGGCAAACCAATTTGATATCGACAGTGTTCCCGGCGACAACATCGAGTCGGACGACGATCAAGACACGATCACCTTGACGCCTGCCAGCGCAGACTTGTCGATTGCTAAGTCGGTGAACGACGCCGAACCGGATGTGGGCGATGAAGTGACATTCGTTGTCACGCTTTCCAACGACGGTCCCGATGACGCTAGCGACATTGTAGTTCGCGATAACTTACCCGCCGGTTTAACGATCATTTCCTCGGCACCGCAAAGCGGAACAAGCTTTGACATCACCAACGGTCGATGGAATGTTCCGTTGTTACGCAGCGGGCAATCGGTTGCGTTGACGATCGTGATGCGAGTCGACTCGGTTGGCGATAAAACCAATCGCGTTGAAGTCATTCAGTCGAGCGAGTTCGATCCGGACAGCGAACCGAATGATGGCCAGGGAGATGACTACGCCGAGGCAACCTTGTCGCCTCAATTGGTCGACTTGGCGCTTCAGAAAATCATTGACGATGACCGGCCGAACGTAGGCGACAGCGTGGAATACTTGTTGACGCTTACCAATAGTGGCCCTTCTGCAGCGACCGGCGTTGTCGTAACCGATCAGTTGCCCAACGGGGTGTTGTTTGACAATGCGATTGTCAGTCAAGGTGCGTACGACGCAGCGACCGGTTTGTGGACGGTGGGGCAAGTTGAAGATGGTGGTACCGCCACACTGCGTTTGGTTGCCACCGTGGGTAATGTTCGCAGTGCGATCAATCGCGCCGAAGTGACGGCGGTGGATCAGGTAGATTTAGATAGCACTCCTGGAAATGGCGTTGCCGCCGAAGACGATGACGCGCAAGTCGCGCTTGAAACCCAGGTTGCTGACCTACGGTTAACCAAGACCGTCAACAACGCATCCCCCGGCCAACAAGAAAATGTCACGTTTCGATTGACGTTAACTAATGATGGGCCGGATGCCGCGACCGAGGTGGTCGTGCGAGATGTGTTGCCGGTTGGATTGACGTTCGTTTCGGCTGATCCATCGACGGGGTCCTACGATCCGGTGACTGGTTTTTGGTCGCTCGCCAACGTCCCTAATAATGCGTCCGTCACGCTCGATATTGTCGCCGGTGTGAGCCTGGCAACTTCGTTGACAAACGTTGCCGAAGTGTTTGCTTCACGGCAGTTTGATCCGGACAGCACGCCCGGCGATTCGGTAACAACGCAAGATGATTACGCTGCCGTGGTGGTGACACCTTTGATCGTTGATATCACTGTTTCGGCAACGGCGGACAATCTTACGCCCGTGGAAGATGATGTGATCACGATTGTGTTTACTGCAGAGAACGAAGGCACAACGGGAGCCAGTGGGTTGGTTGCCAGCGTGTTGATTCCCACAGGGTTAACGATCCTCTCTGCCGTGCCATCGCGAGGAGTCTATGATCCGATCACGGGGCGATGGGAGATCGGGACTCTTGCAAATGCCACTTCCTCGACACTGACCGTGACCGCACGTGTAGATCAGCGAGGTTTTCGCGAGCTACCGATCGAGATCATTCAGCTTGATCAGTTCGATGTGGATAGTGTTCCCGGCAACGGTGCGGAAGAAGAAGACGATCAAGAGACGCTCGTGTTGACTGCGCCTAAAGTATTGAGCAAGCGTCTGTTCTTGTCTCGTTAG
- a CDS encoding glycosyltransferase family 2 protein, producing the protein MSSAFSHDSISLVLPVRNEENVVTACLTRLIGQLRTLGEHDDLGDFALPEAEIMVVDDGSRDSTPKHLVAMQESFSQIRIIRHDRPRGLESAGQTGLERATGTLVLVLEDTRPVRGEDLRQLIRIARDPAVVAARVESRSTEPSAPLLRRLRCWGTHAENQFDSVETRSEFCGVQMIRRGHLNALAGPKGGRMRLKSETSYLATA; encoded by the coding sequence ATGAGTTCAGCCTTTTCGCACGATTCGATTTCACTCGTGCTACCGGTACGCAACGAAGAAAACGTCGTCACGGCTTGCCTAACACGCTTGATCGGTCAACTTCGCACACTTGGTGAACACGATGACCTTGGCGACTTTGCCCTGCCTGAGGCCGAGATCATGGTCGTGGACGACGGCAGTCGCGACTCAACCCCGAAGCACCTTGTGGCGATGCAAGAAAGCTTTTCACAAATTCGCATCATCCGGCATGACCGACCAAGAGGCCTCGAATCGGCGGGGCAAACCGGACTCGAACGAGCCACCGGTACGTTGGTGTTAGTCCTTGAAGACACTCGCCCCGTACGCGGTGAAGACCTCCGGCAACTCATTCGCATCGCTCGAGACCCAGCCGTAGTTGCCGCGCGAGTTGAAAGCCGTTCCACCGAACCATCAGCACCGCTTTTGAGACGCCTTCGTTGCTGGGGAACTCACGCTGAGAACCAATTCGATTCAGTGGAGACCCGCAGCGAATTTTGCGGTGTGCAAATGATTCGTCGCGGCCACCTCAATGCCCTCGCCGGTCCGAAGGGCGGACGAATGCGACTGAAGAGTGAAACATCGTACTTGGCTACAGCCTAG
- the hisI gene encoding phosphoribosyl-AMP cyclohydrolase produces the protein MIPDFSKGLDHASGKLLPAIAQDAVSGRVLMFAWMNQEAYAETLATGRAVYYSRSRGKLWRKGEQSGHQQKVLEMRVDCDADAILLLIEQTGAACHEGFESCFFRKVLADGEAAVVDERLVDPQSVYGQ, from the coding sequence ATGATCCCCGATTTTTCTAAAGGACTCGATCATGCGTCTGGCAAGCTGTTGCCCGCGATCGCCCAGGATGCTGTGTCCGGTCGAGTCCTCATGTTCGCGTGGATGAACCAAGAGGCTTATGCCGAGACGTTGGCGACTGGGCGAGCGGTTTATTACAGTCGCAGTCGCGGGAAGCTATGGAGGAAAGGCGAGCAGAGCGGGCATCAGCAGAAGGTTTTGGAAATGCGAGTCGACTGTGACGCCGATGCGATTTTGTTGTTGATTGAGCAAACCGGTGCGGCGTGTCACGAAGGATTCGAGAGCTGCTTCTTTCGAAAAGTGTTGGCGGATGGGGAAGCCGCGGTTGTCGATGAGCGATTGGTGGATCCTCAGTCTGTGTACGGCCAATAG
- a CDS encoding RidA family protein gives MSAESRLAELNIELPPAPKPVGLYRPIVVSGGMAYLSGHGPLKTDKTLIKGRLGLDMDVEAGFEAARVTGLGMLSTLKGELGSLDKVKRLVKLLGLVRCTDGFVDQPAVINGCSELFRDVFGDEAGVAARSALGTNGLPGGIAVEIEAIFEVEA, from the coding sequence ATGAGTGCTGAATCGCGTCTCGCTGAACTGAACATTGAACTTCCACCTGCGCCGAAACCAGTCGGGCTCTACCGTCCGATCGTGGTGTCCGGCGGGATGGCTTATCTTTCGGGGCATGGGCCACTGAAGACTGACAAGACGCTGATCAAGGGGCGTTTGGGCTTGGATATGGATGTTGAAGCGGGCTTCGAAGCGGCGCGGGTCACCGGGTTGGGGATGCTATCGACGCTTAAGGGTGAATTGGGCAGTCTCGACAAAGTGAAGCGACTGGTGAAGCTGCTGGGTTTGGTCCGATGCACCGATGGGTTCGTCGATCAGCCAGCAGTCATCAATGGATGTAGCGAATTGTTCCGAGACGTATTTGGCGATGAAGCTGGAGTTGCCGCTCGCAGTGCATTGGGGACGAACGGTTTGCCTGGGGGAATCGCCGTCGAGATCGAAGCGATTTTCGAAGTGGAAGCTTAG
- a CDS encoding cytochrome c3 family protein — MQRFLFPRWVNPFLGLVAVAIATGAVFAGAMGGLLTDPVTLNIGYQPTQPVPFSHAIHAGQLKMDCRYCHNTVFDAAHAAVPPTATCINCHSPANDQGVSALAAVHAESPKLAPVHESWETGRSVAWKRVHNLPEFVYFNHAAHVNSGVSCKSCHGRIDQMEVVYQHEELSMAWCIECHRNPEPHLRPTEFVTKLDWEFESEEAQAAFAKQWREEHSIHPQVHCAVCHR; from the coding sequence ATGCAACGGTTTTTATTTCCTCGATGGGTCAATCCATTTCTCGGGCTAGTGGCGGTCGCAATCGCGACAGGCGCTGTTTTCGCCGGTGCGATGGGTGGGCTTTTGACAGATCCGGTCACGCTCAATATCGGCTATCAACCAACTCAGCCGGTGCCATTTAGCCATGCGATTCACGCTGGTCAGTTGAAAATGGACTGTCGATATTGCCACAACACCGTCTTTGATGCGGCACATGCGGCGGTTCCGCCAACGGCAACGTGTATCAATTGCCACAGCCCGGCGAACGACCAGGGTGTTTCGGCGCTGGCGGCGGTTCATGCCGAAAGCCCCAAGCTTGCCCCCGTGCACGAGAGTTGGGAAACCGGTCGCAGTGTGGCGTGGAAACGCGTTCACAATCTGCCTGAGTTTGTTTACTTCAACCATGCTGCTCACGTGAATTCCGGCGTCAGTTGCAAGAGCTGTCATGGTCGGATTGACCAAATGGAAGTGGTTTATCAGCACGAAGAGCTTTCAATGGCTTGGTGCATCGAGTGTCACCGCAATCCTGAGCCTCATCTTCGTCCCACTGAGTTTGTGACCAAGCTCGATTGGGAATTCGAAAGCGAAGAAGCCCAGGCGGCGTTTGCCAAGCAGTGGCGAGAAGAGCACAGCATTCATCCGCAAGTTCACTGTGCTGTTTGTCATCGCTAG